In one window of Aphidius gifuensis isolate YNYX2018 linkage group LG4, ASM1490517v1, whole genome shotgun sequence DNA:
- the LOC122855747 gene encoding E3 ubiquitin-protein ligase synoviolin A, with product MRAAVIMLISVALTCVVISNAYYQKKQFYPSVVYITKSNPSMAVIYLQGLILVFMTNTFLRKIFFGNLRAAELEHLVEKAWYAITETCLAFTVFRDDFSPKFIALFTLLLFLKSFHWLAEDRVDYMERSPVITWLFHIRVASLLFLLSFVNVTMIEYAYNSTLSKGASVQLVFGFEYAILLTVVLNIAVKYILHTIDLQSENPWENKPVFLLYTELGIGLIKVILYVAFVTVMVKLYTLPLFAFRPMYYTMRNFKKAFQDIIMSRRAIRNMNTYYPDATADELAAADNVCIICREEMISASKKLPCNHIFHTTCLRSWFQRQQTCPTCRLNILRPATATTGQNQAGQQQQQPQQPQQQQGHQLGHGPVHQAQQQQGQPMPNVINQDGPRPEQIGSINGIRTMIGQPGVPFPLNGMPPFFTPPPFPTVVPMPPVPTPPPNLASLSDDELRSMEGNLRPAVESRIQTLQRVQLLVDAAVIMMNQYQNAAATANIPMPMPPTVAQTTLANDNKINNNNNNNNQEASSTTIDTSSKILNNINVDNTTTPTDNHSTIKNNNEPSTSQVDDGDDEAAVLRRRRLQKFTTTQVTE from the exons atgcGAGCAGCGGTGATAATGCTCATAAGTGTTGCACTCACGTGCGTTGTTATTAGTAATgcatattatcaaaaaaaacaattttatccATCTGTTGTTTATATCACCAAGTCAAATCCAAGTATGGct gttatttatttacaaggATTGATACTTGTTTTTATGACAAATAcatttttgagaaaaattttttttggcaatcTTCGAGCAGCTGAACTTGAg CACTTGGTGGAAAAAGCTTGGTATGCAATAACAGAAACTTGTCTGGCGTTTACTGTTTTTAGAGATGATTTTAGTCCAAAATTTATTGCACTATTTACactgttattgtttttaaaatcatttcatTGGCTTGCTGAAGACAGAGTTGACTAT atGGAAAGAAGTCCAGTTATCACCTGGCTATTTCATATACGTGttgcatcattattatttttattatcatttgttaatgTAACAATGATTGAGTATGCATACAATTCAACATTATCAAAAGGTGCATCAGTACAGTTGGTATTTGGTTTTGAGTATGCAATATTATTGACAGTTGTATTAAATATTGCTGTTAAATATATTCTACATACAATTGATTTACAAAGTGAAAATCCTTGGGAAAATAAaccagtatttttattatatactgaACTTGGTATTGGTCTCATAAAA GTTATTTTGTACGTGGCATTTGTAACAGTCATGGTTAAATTATACACACTACCATTATTTGCATTTCGTCCAATGTATTATACaatgagaaattttaaaaaagcattTCAAGATATTATTATGTCACGTCGTGCAATAAGAAACATGAATACATATTATCCAGATGCAACAGCTGATGAACTTGCTGCTGCTGAtaatgtttgtattatttgtcGTGAAGAAATGATATCAGcaagtaaaaaattaccatGTAATCATATATTTCATACGACATGTTTACGTTCATGGTTTCAACGTCAACAGACATGTCCAACATGTCGATTAAATATATTGCGtccagcaacagcaacaactgGACAAAATCAAGCTggacaacagcagcaacaaccaCAACAACCACAACAGCAACAAGGTCATCAACTTGGCCATGGACCAGTCCATCAagctcaacaacaacaaggtcAACCAATGCCAAATGTTATTAATCAAGATGGACCAAGACCAGAACAAATTGGTAGTATTAATGGTATACGTACAATGATTGGACAACCAGGTGTACCATTTCCTTTAAATGGTATGCCACCATTTTTCACACCACCACCATTTCCAACAGTTGTACCAATGCCACCAgtaccaacaccaccaccaaacTTAGCATCATTAAGTGATGATGAATTACGTTCAATGGAAGGAAATTTAAGACCAGCTGTTGAATCAAGAATACAAACATTACAACGAGTACAGCTACTTGTTGATGCTGCAGTTATTATGATGAATCAATATCAAAATGCTGCAGCAACAGCTAATATTCCAATGCCAATGCCACCAACAGTTGCACAAACAACACTTgccaatgataataaaattaataataataataataataataatcaagaagcatcatcaacaacaattgatacatcatcaaaaatattaaataatattaatgttgataatacaacaacaccaacagaTAATCATAgcacaattaaaaataataatgaaccaAGTACATCACAAGTTGATGACGGTGATGATGAAGCTGCGGTGCTTCGTCGAAGAAGACTACAAAAATTTACAACCACGCAAGTCACTGAatag
- the LOC122855742 gene encoding F-box/LRR-repeat protein 12-like isoform X1 gives MLSNMNEFRKKRKLESENLFYKKRKVTSEMSTPSLNEKNNKIYYQHHDHSYAKNIIFEHAKSIIIDSVNDDCLAEIFMYVPVWERPKIALVCQKWKRALDYSWSNVKKLQLTHWERAENPNCLKKFTTPEEKLSFLKSLLNKCGRYLRQLDLTAYGHSNIVPVINEYCPNLVELRLRFTYEDDILDIESYSRLSQLKVLAITFQPKDKRISANLIVSLLGVTDTLTDLILSNWNKNVYIPCVIPKNLIIVLRRLKALKRFEFGGLLIFRELEEWMIANRTCIKFHPYDRYLNKNIIKLNQLKSITILDLLGFKASDHFLYTVANTIKQLTKLKVNCRWITNDGVVAISKMNNLTHLGFAGINDSIDSSSIKLLKNLIGLALPRSNKITDDVAMKVLENSPKMNKLFVLTTSVEFIKKAAEISENRKQLLKLVVFLKIDTKQYESLYLKISISSLFKKE, from the exons atgttatcaAATATGAATGAGTTCagaaaaaaacgtaaattagAGTCGGAAAaccttttttataaaaaacgtaAGGTTACAAGTGAAATGTCAACACCTTCCTTGAACGAAAAGAATAATAAG atatactaTCAGCATCATGATCATTCATAcgccaaaaatataatatttgagcACGCcaaaagtataataattgaCAGTGTTAATGACGATTGTCTAgctgaaatattcatgtatgtGCCAGTATGGGAAAGACCTAAAATTGCATTAG tatgtcAAAAATGGAAAAGAGCTCTTGATTATTCTTGGAGTAATGTCAAAAAACTTCAACTCACTCACTGGGAACGAGCTGAGAATCCAAATTGTTTGAAGAAATTTACAACACCCGAGGAAAAATTGagctttttaaaatcattgctTAATAAATGTGGTCGTTATTTAAGACAATTAGACTTGACAGCTTATGGTCATAGTAACATAGTGCcagttattaatgaatattgtcCAAATCTCGTGGAACTTCGATTGAGATTCACCTATGAGGACGATATACTTGATATCGAATCATATTCACGTCTATCTCAGCTCAAAGTACTAGCGATTACATTTCAACCTAAAGATAAACGTATATCTGCTAATTTAATCGTTTCATTGTTGGGGGTTACAGATACATTGACTGATCTAATTTTGTCCAATTGGAACAAAAACGTTTATATACCTTGTGTAATTCCAAAAAACCTAATAATA GTGCTTCGTCGACTGAAGGCTCTGAAAAGATTTGAATTTGGTGGTTTACTAATTTTCCGAGAGTTAGAAGAGTGGATGATAGCTAATCGCAcatgtataaaatttcatcCTTATGATCGTTacttaaacaaaaatattattaagctAAACCAGTTAAAGAGTATAACTATATTGGATTTGTTGGGATTCAAAGCTTCAGATCATTTTTTGTATACTGTTGCCAATACCATAAAGCAATTAACAAAACTTAAGGTAAATTGTCGATGGATAACCAACGATGGTGTAGTAGCCATTtcaaagatgaataatttaacacaTCTTGGTTTTGCCGGCATTAATGACAGCATTGATTCTTCATCAATCAAATTGCTCAAAAACTTGATTGGATTAGCTCTACCACGcagcaataaaattactgatgaTGTAGCCATGAAAGTTCTCGAAAATTCACCAAAGATGAATAAGCTTTTTGTTCTGACCACAAGtgttgaatttatcaaaaaagcaGCAGAAATATCGGAAAATCGTAAACAACTTTTGAAATTAGTTGTTTTTCTCAAAATTGATACAAAACAATATGAAtctctatatttaaaaattagtatcagtagtttatttaaaaaagagtag
- the LOC122855751 gene encoding hrp65 protein-like — MAERENNSAWIEIHIKAETKTEDILAILHNENGGYVNSFRDTFNNILFVEMTNLETAVNLIDYKLNGEHVVHLAPFAKHILIKNLPEWINNDQLQQAFQVFGIIQSSRLATDLVNNPQGEAVIEYADYKSSVAAVETCKKNIFHMNDEAIIPVDADHIFKKFVPDETVVQFNPRVWEEGTHQHREGSIVKQTLKIHEQRTDLLNTQLKNDLKHIEDRRILLNDYNGNTEEDLTGKNVLYYFANRNPVPEIQENIDIVMDVVNYEIIDHNDEIEEEIPNGNIEN; from the exons atggCTGAACGTGAAAATAACTCAGCTTGGATCGAGATTCATATCAAAGCTGAAACAAAGACGGAAGATATATTGGCAATTTTACACAATGAAAATGGTGGTTATGTGAACTCGTTTAGAGATactttcaacaatattttatttgtcgagatg ACTAATCTTGAAACTGCTGTTAATTTGATTGATTACAAGTTAAATGGAGAGCACGTGGTTCATCTTGCACCTTTTGCTaaacatatattaattaaaaatttacctgaATGGATTAATAATGATCAATTGCAACAAGCATTTCAAGTATTTGGAATAATTCAAAGTTCACGTCTTGCGACAGACCTTGTCAACAATCCTCAAGGGGAAGCTGTCATTGAATATGCAGATTACAAATCCTCTGTTGCTGCTGTGGAAAcgtgtaaaaaaaacatttttcacaTGAATGATGA ggCAATTATACCTGTGGATGCTGATCacatctttaaaaaatttgttccaGATGAAACTGTTGTTCAATTTAATCCTCGCGTCTGGGAAGAAGGCACACACCAGCACCGCGAAGGAAGTATTGTTAAGCAAACTTTGAAAATTCACGAACAACGCACAGATCTTTTAAATACTCAGCTAAAAAATGATCTGAAACACATCGAAGATAGAAGAATcttattaaatgattataatgGTAATACAGAAGAAGATTTAACTGGTAAAAATGTCCTATATTATTTTGCTAATAGAAATCCTGTACCTGAAATTCAAGAAAACATAGATATTGTAATGGATGTGGTTAACTACGAAATAATTGATCATAATGATGAGATAGAAGAAGAAATACCCAAtggaaatattgaaaattaa
- the LOC122854062 gene encoding LOW QUALITY PROTEIN: zinc finger protein 33B-like (The sequence of the model RefSeq protein was modified relative to this genomic sequence to represent the inferred CDS: inserted 1 base in 1 codon) translates to MEIGEISTTQSYSNRLDIDNNKISSHTPVTTITTTISGLKNLRGRKNLLKDNYHQSSSSSSSATAAVITPPSTTSSSSKTTPPRSFERVTFKTYHDDDDEDEDEEDEDEDDEEIRMKQKNIHKNYPTGRKVPTITSTITNNIINNKQNDNVYQSVITEHVSSFPQLNTINSNQEQSSSIIDNYIMSSSTNNKTTSSTTTITTTTTPSSLSMNKNHDPLDLSDITNPTTSNETKSFQSMNNKIINNIPNSDLLNINEDAHSCPLSNVFEFDGLQILVPSTFISESSQKAISATSQQSMASSEGGGGVGIDEEIKSVNMRADETMPPRGELSEQESNGCTEXSAWQLYVGQESSRMSTSYDLMARESWEESEGSDNETGVPLLDSRSLAGHFTSSLFLDGDRKIPTKQRTFKCSQCNEIFDCPKERRVHSTTVHKEAGPSNSSSSNSGTLEINDSKDIKLLDRRMNAFEDIFVPGGIDTNQNTNQGQPLLHQMQPPPQQQEQQCYQQQQQQQIHQLQYQQQQQQQQQLLLQQQQQHYPLQSSQLLILDNTKHEDNDEKPDIIIPQNAEISCVICSQKFTSERSLQIHNKRVHNTEVAKRLHDISKCQICNEEFPSVVTFNLHLKEHPLECAQCGKYFYRKQNFKLHMKRHLGIKPFPCTVCDKAFLTKQKLDEHMNGHTGNAPVKCNLCNETFRRYSNLTQHKNRHQYKLFKLNLNIKKKLKDFISHCGEVFHTKKKLAWHKETHDEKTKSCTFCSEKFIHMELVGLVLNRPTSI, encoded by the exons ATGGAAATTGGAGAAATATCAACAACACAATCATATTCAAATAGgcttgatattgataataataaaatatcatcacaTACACCagtaacaacaataacaacaacaataagtggtttaaaaaatttacgtggacgtaaaaatttattaaaagataattatcatcaatcatcgtcgtcgtcgtcgtcagcaacagcagcagtaATAACACCACCATCAACaacatcgtcatcatcaaaaaCAACACCACCAAGATCATTTGAACGTGTTACTTTTAAAACTTAtcacgatgatgatgatgaagatgaggATGAAGAGGATGAAGacgaagatgatgaagaaatacgtatgaaacaaaaaaatatacataaaaattatcctACTGGACGTAAAGTACCTacaataacatcaacaataacaaataatattataaataataaacaaaatgataatgtCTATCAATCAGTTATAACTGAACATGTTAGTTCATTTCCACAATTgaatacaataaattcaaatcaagaacaatcatcatcaataattgataattatataatgtcatcatcaacaaataataaaacaacatcatcaacaacaacaataacaacaaccacaacaccatcatcattatcaatgaataaaaatcatgatcCCCTTGATTTATCTGATATAACAAATCCAACAACAAGTAATGAAACAAAAAGTTTTcaatcaatgaataataaaataataaataatataccaaaTAGTGATCTTCTTAATATTAATGAAGATGCACACTCATGTCCATTATCAAATGTATTTGAATTTGATGGTTTACAAATATTAGTACCAAGTACATTTATAAGTGAATCATCACAAAAAGCAATAAGTGCAACAAGTCAACAATCAATGGCAAGTAGTgaaggtggtggtggtgttggtattgatgaagaaattaaaagtGTTAATATGAGAGCTGATGAAACAATGCCACCAAGAGGTGAATTATCAGAACAAGAAAGTAATGGTTGTACTG ATTCAGCTTGGCag ttATATGTTGGACAAGAATCATCACGTATGTCAACATCATATGATTTAATGGCACGTGAAAGTTGGGAAGAATCAGAAGGTAGTGATAATGAAACTGGTGTACCATTATTAGATAGTAGATCATTAGCTGGACATTTTACATCAAGTTTATTTCTTGATGGTGATCGTAAAATCCCAACAAAACAACGTACATTTAAATGTTCACAATgtaatgaaatatttgattGTCCAAAAGAACGTCGTGTGCATAGTACAACTGTCCACAAAGAAGCTGGACCAAgtaatagtagtagtagtaattCAGGTACATTAGAAATAAATGATAGTAAAGATATTAAATTACTTGATAGAAGAATGAATGCATTTGAAGATATATTTGTACCTGGTGGTATTGATAcaaatcaaaatacaaatCAAGGACAACCATTATTACATCAAATGCAACCACCACCTcaacaacaagaacaacaatgttatcaacaacagcaacaacaacaaatacacCAACTTCAGtatcaacaacagcagcaacagcaacaacagctgctgttgcaacaacaacaacaacattatcCATTACAATCGtcacaattattaattcttgATAATACTAAACATGAAGACAATGATGAAAAACCAGATATTATTATACCACAAAATGCTGAGATATCATGTGTAATTTGTAGTCAAAAATTTACATCTGAACGTTCATTACAAATACATAATAAACGTGTACATAATACTGAAGTTGCAAAACGTTTACATGACATATCAAAATGTCAAATATGTAATGAAGAATTTCCATCAGttgttacatttaatttacatttaaaagaaCATCCACTTGAATGTGCACAatgtggtaaatatttttatcgtaaacaaaattttaaattacatatgaAACGTCATTTAGGCATTAAACCATTTCCTTGTACAGTATGTGATAAAGcatttttaacaaaacaaaaacttgATGAACATATGAATGGACATACTGGTAATGCACCagttaaatgtaatttatgtAATGAAACATTTAGaagatattcaaatttaacacAACATAAGAATCgtcatcaatataaattatttaaattaaatttaaatattaaaaaaaagctaaaagaTTTTATTAGTCATTGTGGTGAAGTATttcatactaaaaaaaaattagcatggCATAAAGAAACAcatgatgaaaaaacaaaatcatgtACATTTTGtagtgaaaaatttattcatatg GAATTGGTGGGTCTTGTTTTAAATAGACCTACTTCAATTTAA
- the LOC122855742 gene encoding uncharacterized protein LOC122855742 isoform X2 translates to MLSNMNEFRKKRKLESENLFYKKRKVTSEMSTPSLNEKNNKIYYQHHDHSYAKNIIFEHAKSIIIDSVNDDCLAEIFMYVPVWERPKIALVCQKWKRALDYSWSNVKKLQLTHWERAENPNCLKKFTTPEEKLSFLKSLLNKCGRYLRQLDLTAYGHSNIVPVINEYCPNLVELRLRFTYEDDILDIESYSRLSQLKIH, encoded by the exons atgttatcaAATATGAATGAGTTCagaaaaaaacgtaaattagAGTCGGAAAaccttttttataaaaaacgtaAGGTTACAAGTGAAATGTCAACACCTTCCTTGAACGAAAAGAATAATAAG atatactaTCAGCATCATGATCATTCATAcgccaaaaatataatatttgagcACGCcaaaagtataataattgaCAGTGTTAATGACGATTGTCTAgctgaaatattcatgtatgtGCCAGTATGGGAAAGACCTAAAATTGCATTAG tatgtcAAAAATGGAAAAGAGCTCTTGATTATTCTTGGAGTAATGTCAAAAAACTTCAACTCACTCACTGGGAACGAGCTGAGAATCCAAATTGTTTGAAGAAATTTACAACACCCGAGGAAAAATTGagctttttaaaatcattgctTAATAAATGTGGTCGTTATTTAAGACAATTAGACTTGACAGCTTATGGTCATAGTAACATAGTGCcagttattaatgaatattgtcCAAATCTCGTGGAACTTCGATTGAGATTCACCTATGAGGACGATATACTTGATATCGAATCATATTCACGTCTATCTCAGCTCAAA ATACATTGA